A window of Fluoribacter dumoffii NY 23 contains these coding sequences:
- a CDS encoding GNAT family N-acetyltransferase → MLKIELLQNNLDAIPELARIWHEVLGSIWLPDVPLKVVEQRFLEHANADKLPMTFVAFDGKMPVGMCSLRENDGIRPDLMPWLGSLTVRPEYQSQGLGRRLIEVTKEQAKKMGYEILYLFAFDRTIPAYYQSLGWNIIDKDEFKGHPVTVMQTHMNP, encoded by the coding sequence ATGTTAAAAATTGAACTTTTACAAAATAATCTTGATGCAATCCCGGAGCTTGCCCGCATTTGGCATGAGGTTCTGGGTAGCATTTGGTTGCCTGATGTTCCGCTTAAAGTCGTTGAGCAACGTTTTCTTGAACATGCTAACGCTGATAAATTGCCTATGACTTTTGTTGCATTTGATGGAAAAATGCCGGTGGGAATGTGCAGTTTACGTGAAAATGATGGGATTCGACCTGATTTAATGCCATGGCTAGGCTCCTTAACTGTAAGACCCGAGTACCAAAGCCAAGGTCTTGGGAGGCGGCTTATCGAGGTAACTAAGGAACAAGCAAAAAAAATGGGATATGAGATACTTTATCTTTTTGCTTTTGATCGAACTATCCCTGCTTATTATCAATCGTTGGGATGGAATATTATAGATAAGGATGAGTTTAAAGGACATCCTGTTACTGTAATGCAAACCCATATGAATCCCTGA
- a CDS encoding CsbD family protein has translation MNQNIFQGKWMEIKGQMKQFWGKLTDDDLQQIEGNQEEIYGKLRKHYGYTQEQAKKAVQDFQKKLHH, from the coding sequence ATGAATCAGAATATTTTTCAAGGGAAATGGATGGAAATCAAAGGTCAAATGAAGCAATTTTGGGGAAAGCTTACAGATGATGACCTGCAACAAATTGAAGGAAATCAGGAAGAAATCTACGGAAAATTAAGAAAGCATTATGGCTACACTCAAGAGCAAGCCAAAAAAGCCGTGCAAGATTTCCAAAAAAAATTGCATCACTAA
- a CDS encoding PRC-barrel domain-containing protein, whose translation MENRGIVKSGELTGTKVINSANENLGEIAEVVIDKASGTVNYLVLDFGGFLGFGNKFFAVPWNLFLYDNKDDCFILNVEKQHLKNAPGFDKSHWPNFSAPEFKTTITGFYTGGKEA comes from the coding sequence ATGGAAAACAGAGGAATTGTTAAATCCGGCGAACTTACAGGCACCAAGGTTATTAATAGTGCCAATGAAAATCTGGGCGAGATTGCAGAAGTTGTAATAGATAAGGCATCTGGAACAGTGAACTATCTGGTATTGGATTTTGGTGGTTTTCTAGGTTTCGGAAATAAATTTTTTGCAGTGCCCTGGAATCTTTTTTTGTATGATAACAAAGATGATTGTTTTATTCTTAATGTTGAAAAACAGCATTTGAAAAATGCCCCTGGTTTCGACAAAAGTCATTGGCCAAATTTTTCAGCGCCTGAATTTAAAACAACAATAACAGGATTTTATACAGGAGGAAAGGAAGCATGA
- the cphA gene encoding cyanophycin synthetase, whose amino-acid sequence MNILETKILNGPNYWSNYRKELIVIKLDLEKYEELPTNRLAGFKERLVQELPSLKSHRCSLGVEGGFLERVEEGTWLGHVIEHVALELQYLAGMDCGFGRTYGTKDYGVYHVIFAYQIEEAGLHAGKTAVEFIRSIAEGKKYPLEEAINHLKEIFKRKSLGPSTQALVEEAKRRKIPWKRHNNTSLITFGYGRNQKKIWASVSSKTSSIGVDIASDKELTKHILRANFIPTPEGMIINSEESLKDAIAQLGFPLVIKPHNGNHGKGVTTHITDLNKAYFGYELAKKISNELIIERFITGNDYRFLVINYKVVAVAERTPPQITGNGKLTINELIKQVNEDPNRGESHENILTKIKIDESTFSILKQNNLTLESILPVGHILKLKETANLSSGGTARDVTDIVHPFNISLAERVARLVNLDICGIDVISQDIGCPLNENSGAVIEVNAGPGLRMHLSPNEGMARNVAEPILNMLYPANLTSRIPVVAVTGTNGKTTVVRLIAHLARFVNHHTGYTTTEGIYINNKLIYSGDCSGPASAQVVLYDPEVDYAVLECARGGILRSGLGFDECDISVITNVTGDHLELNDIHTLEEMAEVKAVVARSTKDTGYAILNADNNFTYDLRNDLHCNIALFSMFDSPHIRKHCSLGGLAAYLDQGNIIVQRGSERITLADIKSIPLSFQGTATGMMQNILAAVLAGVISHFSLEKIKEALQVFYPTVENLPGRMNLFRFPHCQIMVDYAHNEGAYCELKNYIDSLQCAKKIGIIGVVGDRRDEDIEKLGYHVASMFDEIVIRHDKDGRGRTHHEINRLLVAGILRSHLKPSLNIISDEIEAIEHMMEIAEPNTFIFCAVEDVFETTNFLKKKEKQFKMVNEVYNDTQG is encoded by the coding sequence ATGAACATTTTAGAAACCAAGATATTGAATGGTCCTAATTATTGGTCAAACTATAGAAAGGAACTTATCGTTATCAAACTGGATTTAGAAAAATATGAGGAGCTTCCTACAAATCGTTTGGCTGGATTTAAGGAAAGACTGGTTCAGGAGCTACCTAGTTTAAAAAGTCACCGCTGTTCCTTGGGAGTGGAGGGTGGATTCTTAGAACGGGTTGAGGAAGGTACATGGTTAGGGCATGTGATTGAACATGTTGCTTTGGAGTTGCAATATCTTGCCGGAATGGATTGCGGTTTTGGCAGAACTTATGGGACTAAAGATTATGGCGTCTATCATGTCATCTTTGCTTATCAAATAGAGGAAGCCGGGTTGCATGCAGGAAAAACAGCGGTAGAATTTATACGCTCCATTGCCGAGGGAAAAAAATATCCCCTAGAGGAAGCAATCAACCATCTCAAAGAGATTTTTAAAAGAAAAAGTTTAGGACCAAGCACCCAGGCCCTTGTGGAGGAAGCTAAAAGAAGAAAAATTCCCTGGAAACGCCATAATAACACTTCTTTAATTACCTTTGGATATGGACGAAATCAAAAAAAGATATGGGCCTCTGTGTCTTCGAAAACCAGCTCCATTGGGGTTGATATTGCTTCTGATAAAGAGTTGACCAAACACATCCTGAGGGCAAATTTTATTCCGACTCCCGAGGGCATGATTATCAATTCTGAGGAGTCTCTTAAAGATGCGATTGCCCAATTGGGTTTCCCATTAGTTATAAAGCCGCATAATGGCAACCATGGGAAAGGAGTAACTACTCATATCACTGATTTGAATAAAGCATATTTTGGGTATGAACTGGCAAAAAAAATTTCCAATGAATTAATTATAGAGCGTTTTATAACGGGAAATGATTATCGATTCTTAGTGATAAATTATAAAGTAGTTGCTGTAGCTGAACGCACTCCCCCCCAGATTACAGGTAATGGAAAACTTACAATCAATGAATTAATTAAGCAGGTGAATGAGGATCCCAATCGAGGCGAGTCGCATGAAAATATACTGACAAAAATCAAAATTGATGAATCCACTTTCTCTATTTTAAAACAGAATAACCTCACTCTCGAAAGTATATTACCTGTAGGACATATTTTAAAATTAAAAGAAACTGCCAATTTAAGTTCCGGGGGAACAGCCAGGGACGTTACAGACATAGTCCATCCTTTTAACATCTCTCTTGCGGAGCGTGTAGCGCGACTGGTGAATTTGGATATTTGTGGAATTGATGTCATTTCCCAAGATATCGGTTGTCCGCTTAATGAAAATTCGGGGGCGGTTATTGAAGTAAATGCAGGACCTGGGTTAAGGATGCATTTGTCCCCCAATGAAGGTATGGCGCGTAATGTGGCAGAACCCATATTAAATATGCTTTATCCAGCGAATTTGACATCAAGAATTCCGGTAGTTGCAGTTACGGGTACTAATGGGAAAACAACTGTTGTCAGGTTGATCGCCCATCTCGCACGGTTTGTAAATCATCATACAGGTTATACCACTACAGAAGGTATCTATATAAATAATAAATTAATCTATAGCGGTGATTGCAGCGGACCTGCCAGTGCCCAAGTTGTTTTGTATGATCCCGAGGTTGATTATGCGGTGTTAGAGTGTGCTCGAGGCGGGATTCTGCGTTCCGGTTTAGGTTTTGATGAATGTGATATTAGTGTGATAACCAATGTCACTGGAGATCATCTGGAGTTAAATGATATCCATACATTAGAAGAAATGGCAGAGGTAAAAGCGGTTGTTGCGCGAAGTACCAAAGATACAGGATATGCCATTTTAAATGCGGATAATAATTTTACCTACGATTTAAGAAATGATTTACACTGCAATATTGCCCTCTTTAGCATGTTTGATAGCCCACACATTCGCAAGCATTGTAGCCTAGGCGGGCTGGCTGCCTATCTTGACCAGGGAAATATTATAGTGCAGAGGGGATCAGAACGCATTACCCTTGCGGATATAAAATCAATACCACTCAGTTTTCAAGGTACTGCAACCGGTATGATGCAAAATATATTGGCAGCAGTACTGGCGGGGGTAATCAGTCATTTCTCTTTGGAAAAAATCAAAGAAGCTCTGCAAGTTTTCTATCCTACCGTGGAAAACCTTCCCGGCAGGATGAATCTTTTTAGATTCCCTCATTGTCAAATCATGGTCGACTATGCTCACAATGAAGGCGCATATTGCGAACTAAAAAATTATATTGATTCACTTCAATGCGCTAAAAAAATTGGAATCATAGGAGTTGTCGGTGATCGGCGTGATGAAGATATAGAAAAATTGGGCTACCACGTTGCCTCTATGTTTGATGAGATTGTTATCCGTCACGACAAAGATGGACGAGGGCGAACCCATCATGAAATTAACCGTCTTTTAGTCGCTGGAATTCTTCGTTCCCATTTAAAACCCTCTTTAAATATTATTTCAGATGAGATTGAGGCAATTGAACATATGATGGAAATAGCAGAACCAAATACGTTTATCTTCTGCGCAGTTGAAGATGTATTTGAGACTACCAATTTTCTGAAGAAAAAGGAAAAGCAATTCAAGATGGTGAATGAGGTTTATAATGACACCCAAGGCTAA